CGGCCAAACAGGCTCCCGTCCTCCAGCACAATCGGAAAAACGCGGGGCAAAAAATAGTATTCCTGTTCGTTCAGACGGAACAGAAACGCCTGCTTGAGATCGATCAGCGTGTAATCGCGGCCGGTCACCAGCGTTTTAGCGAGGTGCCTTTCGAGGACTCCAGGGAGGCGTCCCGGCGAATCCAGGCCCTTGAGAAAACGTTCTGCCGCCGGGTTCAACCGTTGCAGGGCGTCGTGCCCGTCCAGGATGAAGAGAGGGTAAGGCAGGGTGGTCATCATCGCGCGAATGACCTGGTTCAGCTCGATGAACTTGCGGTCCGTCTCGCGGTAGAAGTTCCGCAGTTCCATGGCCATGCCGTTGAATTCGTTCGTCAGCTCGCCCAACTCGTCCGAGAACACCACCGGCAGATTCTGTTCAAAGTGCCGCGAGCGGAGTTCACGGATAGAACGGGTCAGGTTTCGGATCGGCATGATCAGCGATTGGCCGAGGCGGGCGTAGGTGAACACGAAGACGACCACGGCGCTGCTCATTGCAAGGACCAGCAGGCGGATGGAATCCTTGGCCTGCGCGTCAGCCTGGTTGTTGGCCGCCAGCATCTGCTGTTCATTCCGCTGCAGGATGTTTTCAGCAAGATTGGTGATCTGGAGGGTCAACTGGCCGGTCTCGCCGCGCGTCTCGCGGTAATGCGGGTTATTGGCGGCGAACTCGGCAAAGACGCGCCGGTAATTGTCGAAGTAACGGTTGATGACCGCCTGCAGGTCACGGACCAGCACGGTTTGTTCGGAATCATGCGCGTTCCGCCAAAGCACCGGCATGCGCTCGTTTACCTCCTTTTGGGCCTGGTCAAGCGGTCCCGTCTGATCGTAGGGAGGGTTAGGCCGGTCACCCCGGGAGTAGTAGATGTTCAGCCTGGCGGTGGTCACCCGGAGGAAATGACACACTTTGATGCTGTCGTAATTGTCCTTGAGAATCTTGTCAAAGGCGGTGCTGAGCGAATGGAAAAGGTAAACTCCATAGATCCCCACCAGGAGGAGGATCAGGAGCGTCGCCAGCAGGCCAAGGGTAAGTCGCCATCGTAACATGTCTGCAAAGAAATCGTGTGGAGGGCTCACGCCGGCAAATACAGACGATTGTGGGACTGCGAGCCCCCACACAATCTCTAAAGGTTCAGCCGTTTGCGTTTGCGGTAAAGCGTTGCCGGATCAATTCCTAATGTCTTGGCTGCGGCATCAAGGCTGGCGGTTTTGCGCAAGATCTTCCGGATGTGCGCTTCTTCCAGCGTTTCCAGCGTCACACTGGCTCCCACGATCGGGTCCTCGCCGTCGGCGTCGGATGATGCGGCCACCGGAATAAAATGCTGATCGATGACCTGGTCATGCGAGAGGATGACCGCCCGCTCCACGGTATTTCTGAGTTCGCGAATGTTCCCGGGCCACGTGTAAGCAACCAGTCGCTTCCTTGCTTCTTCGCTGAAGCGAACAGGTTCGCGCTTAAGCTGGGCACTGTAGAATGCCAGGAACGAATCGGCCAGAGCCAGCAGGTCAGCCTTACGTTCGCGCAACGGCGGGAGCTGGACGGAGATCACGTCCAGGCGGTAGTATAAGTCTTCCCGGAAGCCGCCTTTACGGACTGCCTCTTTCAAATCCTTGTTGGTTGCGGCAATGATCCGTGCGTTAGAAACCCGGGTCTTGTGTTCGCCCAGGCGCTCATACTGATGTTCATGCAGGAGGCGAAGCAGCTTGGGCTGGATTTCCAGGGGCAGCTCGCCGATTTCATCCAGAAAGAGCGTGCCGGATTCGGCCGCGGCAACCTTGCCCCAACTGTCGCGGATGGCGCCGGTGAAGGCGCCTTTGACGTGTCCGAACAACTCGCTCTCCAGCAATTCGCGCGTCAGGCTGGGACAACTGACCGTCACGAAGGGCCCCTCCGTGGTGGAACTGTGGGCGTGGACGAACCTGGCCAGGGCGCTCTTACCCGTGCCGCTCTCACCCAGCAAAAGGATCGGCGCCTGCGTCGGAGCAGCCCGGACCAGCACGTCATGGACGGCCTGCACCTGCGGGTCCTCAGAGATGATCTCCAGGTCAGGCGTGGCGCGTTGCACCTCATCCTGGAGCTCGTTAAGCCGGGTCTCGAGCCGGCGTTGTTTCTCCACCTTTACAAGCAACTGGCGGAGGTGCTCCGGCGTGAACGGTTTTTCGAGATAATCGAAGGCACCGCGCTGGATGGCGGCAACCGCGGAAGCAACGGTCGCGTAAGCCGTGAAAACGACGACCGCGACCTGCGGCGACTGCCGTTTGATCTGTTCGAGGATTTCCAGGCCATCCTCATTGCCAAGCCGGAGATCGAGAAACACCAGATCGTAAGCCTCTTCCTGCAGTTTCAGGAGAGCTACGGTGCCGTTATCAGCGGTATCTGCCTGGTGGCCGGCAGCCTTGATCGCCACCGCCGTTGAGGTGCGAATCGACTTTTCGTCGTCGATAATGAGGACGTTCATGAGGTGCCCCGGGTTTTCGTGCCCACGAGTGCCGCGACGCAACGATAAGCACTAGACGTGCCCGACCGGCCACCGTTACACGCACATCACGGGTAAGCAACGCGTAGCGGGTTTCGGGCACACAGCGGGCACAGCGGGTTTGGCGGGCACGACATAAGAGTTTACACAGCGAACACGGCGGGCCACGGCGGGAAGATTAAATCATCCGCAGAACACGCAGAAGAACGCAGAAAAGGGGAAACATCCACAGATTGACACAGATTAAGAGCGGGCGGCAATTCTAAGGTTGACACTCGCACCCATCCCCCATGCTGCCGCTCCGAACTCCGAACTCCGAACTCCGAACTCCGAACTCCGAACTCCGAACTCCGAACTCCGAACTCCGAACTCTTTCCCCCTCTTTCCGCCGTGTTCGCCGTGGCCCGCCGTGTTCGCCGTGTGAACTCAGTCGTTGTGCCCGCTTTCTCCCGCCGTGGCCGCCGTGTGCCCGACACGCTGCAAAATGCATTCGCGCCCGGCGCCCTCCTGCATCTTGCAACTCGGGATCAGGCGGGCTTCTTGGTCAGAGTCTCCCGGACTTCAGACAACTTCCCGGCCGACCCTAGTTTCTCGTTCTTACGGGCAATGAACTTGGCGTATTCGGCCACAAACGTCTTGCCCGGCGGCCGGAAATCGAACATCTCGGGGTGGTCACGGAAAAATTCCCGGTGCACCCGCGTCCAGACCAGCCGCCCATCGGTGTCAATGTTGATTTTGGTGACGCCCAATTGGGCCGCCGGCAGGTATTCATTTTCATCGACCCCGCGCGCCTCCGGGTCCAGCTTCCCGCCGGCCGCATTGATGCGCTGCACCTCCTCGGTGGGTACGCTGGAGCTGCCGTGCATGACCAGCGGCACACCGTGCAGCAAGCGCTGCAGTTCGCGCAGCACCTCAAAGTGCAGGCTCTGTTTGCCCTTGAACTTGTACGCGCCGTGGCTGGTACCAATGGCGGCCGCCAAGGCATCGCAGCCGCTCTCGTTCACGAACTCCACCGCCTCTTTGGGGTCGGTCAGAAAAGCACTGCCCTCCTCGACCTGCACGTCTTCTTCCACGCCGCCCAACCGGCCCAACTCAGATTCGACGCTTATGCCTTTGGCATGCGCGCGTTCGACGACGCGTTTGGTGATGGCCACGTTTTCTTCAAAAGGTTCATGGCTGGCGTCGATCATCACCGAGCTGTAAAAGCCCGAGTCGATGCAATCGTAACAAGTGGATTCATCGCCATGATCAAGGTGTACGGCAAAGACAGCTTCGGGGTACATCTGCTCGGCCGTGCGAATCAAGGCTTCCAACATGCGTTTGTCGGCATACTGGCGCGCGCCCTTCGACAACTGGATAATAAAGGGCGCCTGCGACTCCATGCACCCCCGAAACAACCCCAGGATCTGTTCAAGGTTGTTGACGTTGTAAGCCCCGACTGCGTACTTACTGTACGCAAGCTTATAGAGATCAGCAGTGGTGACGATCATAAACTTGCGACAAGTAAAGGCCGGACCGAGCGCTTGTACAGGGCAATCCACGCAGGCGTGAACTCCTGAGGCGGCCCGCACGATCGATCCTGCCAGCCGCAGGTTGTGCTGCGAGCCCGCAAGCGCTATCAACCAGCATGCGGATCCTACGCGTCGAAAGTGAGGCCGAAATCGACGGAAATCAGCTGGTGGGTGCACTTGCCGACCTGGGCGTTAATCCATCCAGTTTCGAATGGGAATTTTCCAAGCTTGAAGTTGGGGATTTCCACATGCATTTCGAACGCCCGGACGGGGGTGCCGGCGTAGCATTCTCGATTCACTCGGGCGCAACCCACCACGACCCACACGAACATGAGCATGAGCATGAGCATGAACATGAACATGAACACGAGCCTGCGGGTGCTTCTCCTGCGCATGGACAACCGGGCAACGGCCACGGGTCCCACGCCCATGACCACGAGCACGCCCACGGCCATGGTGATGGCCACCGGCATTCCGCCGGAGTGGCAGAGAGGAACAGTCCCGCGGACAGCCCTGATTATGATCTCGATGCCTTGCGCAGGCTGGTTCAGAACAGCGATCTTTCCGGCCGCAGCAAGGAGATAAGCCTGGGCTTACTGGCGCAATTGGCAACGTCTGCTCCGGCCGCACCCGGCACCGGGACAGCCGGAGGGGGCCGGGGCCATGCCTTGTCTGAGGCAGAGCTCTCGTTGCTTGCGCAAACGGTTCTCATCGCGGTGGGGGTCGACCAACTCGGGATCGACCGGATCGAAATTGCGCAGGCAGCCGAAGCCGGTCGCGGGTCCGGCAGCGCCGGCGCACACCAATCCACCATTTCGCTCGATCCGGTAATAACTGCCGTGCAAGCGGTATTGCCCCGGGGTGAACTGCCCGCCGGACTGCGCAGCGTAAAGTCAGGCATCGGCTTGCCGGTGGAAACGCGCGCGGCCGGTGACGGCGGGGCCGTCCGGGTTTCTTTGCTCGAAGGATAAGGGAGCCGGGACCGGGAACCGGCGGGTTAACCCTACCCGCGCGTCTGGATTTTTCCGGTGCAAAAAAACGGGTTGCAGTCCAGGTGCAATGTGTGGACGATTTTTAAGTATGAGCACCGCGACTGTAGAGAAAGTCTCTCAGCTTGATCAACTTAAAAATTTTACCAAAGTCGTTGCCGACACCGGCGACTTTGAGACCATGCGGGCTTACAAGCCGCAGGATGCCACCACCAACCCGAGCCTCATTTTTGCTGCGGCACAAAAACCCGACTACGCAGAACTCCTGGAACGGGCCATCGCCGATTTGAAAAATTCGCCCCTGAACGGCCATGCCAAGGTTGACGCCGCCATGGATAACCTGCTGGTCAATTTCGGGGTGGAGATTCTTCAGATCGTACCTGGCCGCGTATCGACCGAGACCGACGCGCGCCTCTCGTTCGATCGTGAAGGTTCTATCAACAAAGCGCGGCAGCTCATCGGTTTATATGAGAAGAAGGGCATTCCGCGCGAGCGAGTGCTGATCAAGATCGCCTCGACCTGGGAGGGCATTAAAGCTGCCGAGCAACTGCAGAAAGAGGGAATCAACTGCAACCTGACTTTGCTGTTCTCCTTTCCCCAGGCCGTGGCATGCGCCGAGGCCGGTGTCCGCCTGATCTCGCCATTCGTGGGCCGGATTTACGACTGGTACAAGCAAAGCACCGGCAAAGAATACCGGGGCGCCGAAGACCCGGGCGTGCAGTCGGTCAGCAAGATCTACCATTACTACAAAAAATTCGGCCACTCGACCGAAGTCATGGGGGCCAGCTTCCGTAATACCGGTGAGATCGTGGAGTTGGCGGGATGCGATCTGCTCACCATCAGCCCCAACCTTCTTGAACAACTGGCTAACAGCAGCGACCCGATCGAGCGAAAATTAGACCCGGAAAAAGCCAAGACGGCCAATCTTGACCGGGTCACGTTCGACGAAAAAACGTTCCGTTTCGAGTTCAACGAAGACCCGATGGCGGTGGAAAAGACGGCGGAAGGCATCCGGAAGTTTTCTGCCGACATTCGTAAACTCGAGAAGATCGTTGAATCCAAACTCTGATTAACATTTTACTCCGAGCGGAGTTGTGGGGACAAGGCCGGCGGCGACGCCGGCCTTGTCTTCGCTGGTGAGATTGAGGCCGGGATCGTGGCTGACGGTTCTGGCGGGTGATGGCCGGGCAACTATGATTCAGCCCGGTTCAATCGATTGATGACGGCCTGAGCAAACTCCTTGGTAGATGCCGTGCCACCCAGATCGCCGGTGCGTATCTTATCTTCGTTCAGCGTCAGGTCGATTGCCTTGCGCATTCGATCCGCGAGGTCATTTCGAGCGACGTGATCCAGCATCATTGCGGCCGCGAGCATGACCGCCAGCGGGTTGGCAATTCCCTTGCCTGCAATGTCCGGAGCAGAGCCGTGGACCGCCTCGAAAATGGCCGCGTCAATGCCAATGTTGGCGGCGGGTGCCATGCCGAGTCCCCCGACCAGTCCGGCAATTTCGTCCGACAGGATATCGCCGAACAGGTTGGTCGTGACGATGACGTCGAATTGCCATGGGTTCAGCACCAGCTGCATGGCGCAGGCATCGACGATGCGTTCCTCCATCGGCATCTTGCTTTCGTAAACTTTTCCCACGTCGCGGGCGGTTTCCAGAAAAAGGCCGGTCAGCGCTTTCAGGATGTTAGCCTTATGCACCACGGTCACTTTTTTACGGCGGTTCCGGATCGCGTACTCGAAAGCGAATTCAACGATACGCCGGCAACCTACCCGGGTGTTGACTCCGGAGCCGATCGCAACGGCGTGAGGATCGTCGCCGATCGGGATGTAGTGCTCGAAGCCGACGTAAAGGCCTTCGGTGTTTTCTCGCACCAGCACCAAGTCGATGTTTTCATAGCGGCCGCCCGGCGTCAACGAACGGGCAGGCCGAACGTTGGCGTAAAGGTGGAATTCTTCACGCAACCTGACGTTTGATGACCGGTAGCCACCTCCAACCGGTGTGGTGAGCGGACCCTTCAGCGCCAGCCGGGTACGGCGAATACTGTCGAG
This portion of the Verrucomicrobiota bacterium genome encodes:
- a CDS encoding sigma-54-dependent Fis family transcriptional regulator; translated protein: MNVLIIDDEKSIRTSTAVAIKAAGHQADTADNGTVALLKLQEEAYDLVFLDLRLGNEDGLEILEQIKRQSPQVAVVVFTAYATVASAVAAIQRGAFDYLEKPFTPEHLRQLLVKVEKQRRLETRLNELQDEVQRATPDLEIISEDPQVQAVHDVLVRAAPTQAPILLLGESGTGKSALARFVHAHSSTTEGPFVTVSCPSLTRELLESELFGHVKGAFTGAIRDSWGKVAAAESGTLFLDEIGELPLEIQPKLLRLLHEHQYERLGEHKTRVSNARIIAATNKDLKEAVRKGGFREDLYYRLDVISVQLPPLRERKADLLALADSFLAFYSAQLKREPVRFSEEARKRLVAYTWPGNIRELRNTVERAVILSHDQVIDQHFIPVAASSDADGEDPIVGASVTLETLEEAHIRKILRKTASLDAAAKTLGIDPATLYRKRKRLNL
- a CDS encoding HAMP domain-containing protein, with translation MLRWRLTLGLLATLLILLLVGIYGVYLFHSLSTAFDKILKDNYDSIKVCHFLRVTTARLNIYYSRGDRPNPPYDQTGPLDQAQKEVNERMPVLWRNAHDSEQTVLVRDLQAVINRYFDNYRRVFAEFAANNPHYRETRGETGQLTLQITNLAENILQRNEQQMLAANNQADAQAKDSIRLLVLAMSSAVVVFVFTYARLGQSLIMPIRNLTRSIRELRSRHFEQNLPVVFSDELGELTNEFNGMAMELRNFYRETDRKFIELNQVIRAMMTTLPYPLFILDGHDALQRLNPAAERFLKGLDSPGRLPGVLERHLAKTLVTGRDYTLIDLKQAFLFRLNEQEYYFLPRVFPIVLEDGSLFGRALMLLDVTRFRWLDDLKSDMLATLSHEIKTPLTNIRLVLHLLLEKSTGPLEQTQEDLVSSACEDCERLLRTLTSLLDLARIESGKAQLDLKSIDPRILITDAAKAFEEPIRAAGRTLAVEIDGEWPPVQADRDRVGLVLSNLLSNAIKYSTPGSTITLRAQGAEPNAVRFIVTNFGAGLPESEQSRIFDKFYRVANTNGEGAGLGLSIAREIIHAHEGRIGVHSQPGKVTEFYFDLPKAGAVEV
- a CDS encoding DUF111 family protein, which encodes MRILRVESEAEIDGNQLVGALADLGVNPSSFEWEFSKLEVGDFHMHFERPDGGAGVAFSIHSGATHHDPHEHEHEHEHEHEHEHEPAGASPAHGQPGNGHGSHAHDHEHAHGHGDGHRHSAGVAERNSPADSPDYDLDALRRLVQNSDLSGRSKEISLGLLAQLATSAPAAPGTGTAGGGRGHALSEAELSLLAQTVLIAVGVDQLGIDRIEIAQAAEAGRGSGSAGAHQSTISLDPVITAVQAVLPRGELPAGLRSVKSGIGLPVETRAAGDGGAVRVSLLEG
- a CDS encoding NAD-dependent isocitrate dehydrogenase — translated: MIRSSCRVSLTLRGNRTRSHDGSEPRTPNSELSFLRLKTCNTKIVQSAGEKVIPATLIPGDGIGPEIVDAVVMVLDSLGAPFAWEEHKAGMAGVEAHGDPLPQPTLDSIRRTRLALKGPLTTPVGGGYRSSNVRLREEFHLYANVRPARSLTPGGRYENIDLVLVRENTEGLYVGFEHYIPIGDDPHAVAIGSGVNTRVGCRRIVEFAFEYAIRNRRKKVTVVHKANILKALTGLFLETARDVGKVYESKMPMEERIVDACAMQLVLNPWQFDVIVTTNLFGDILSDEIAGLVGGLGMAPAANIGIDAAIFEAVHGSAPDIAGKGIANPLAVMLAAAMMLDHVARNDLADRMRKAIDLTLNEDKIRTGDLGGTASTKEFAQAVINRLNRAES
- the tal gene encoding transaldolase, whose product is MSTATVEKVSQLDQLKNFTKVVADTGDFETMRAYKPQDATTNPSLIFAAAQKPDYAELLERAIADLKNSPLNGHAKVDAAMDNLLVNFGVEILQIVPGRVSTETDARLSFDREGSINKARQLIGLYEKKGIPRERVLIKIASTWEGIKAAEQLQKEGINCNLTLLFSFPQAVACAEAGVRLISPFVGRIYDWYKQSTGKEYRGAEDPGVQSVSKIYHYYKKFGHSTEVMGASFRNTGEIVELAGCDLLTISPNLLEQLANSSDPIERKLDPEKAKTANLDRVTFDEKTFRFEFNEDPMAVEKTAEGIRKFSADIRKLEKIVESKL
- a CDS encoding class II fructose-bisphosphate aldolase; the protein is MIVTTADLYKLAYSKYAVGAYNVNNLEQILGLFRGCMESQAPFIIQLSKGARQYADKRMLEALIRTAEQMYPEAVFAVHLDHGDESTCYDCIDSGFYSSVMIDASHEPFEENVAITKRVVERAHAKGISVESELGRLGGVEEDVQVEEGSAFLTDPKEAVEFVNESGCDALAAAIGTSHGAYKFKGKQSLHFEVLRELQRLLHGVPLVMHGSSSVPTEEVQRINAAGGKLDPEARGVDENEYLPAAQLGVTKINIDTDGRLVWTRVHREFFRDHPEMFDFRPPGKTFVAEYAKFIARKNEKLGSAGKLSEVRETLTKKPA